In the bacterium genome, GACCGTCCTCCCGGGGAACTCCTCCGCGGCTACGCCTTCCTTGTCCCCCTCGTCCTGTTCCTCGCCGCCTTCGTGCTGGCCCCGGTCGCGGGGACGTTCGTCGGAAGCCTGATGCAGGACGTCACGTTCCTTCCCCAACGGTTCGCGGGCACGGAAAACTACCGGGCGCTCCTCTCCGATCCCGGGTTTGCGCAGGCGCTCCGGTTCACCGTCCTGTTCACGGCCGCATCGGTTCCCCTGGAACTGCTCCTGGGACTGGCGGTGGCGCTCCTCCTCGCCCATCCGTCGCGCGCGCGCGGCGCGCTCCGGGCCTGCGTGCTGGTCCCCTGGGCCATTCCGGCCGCCGTGTCCGGGAAGGTGTTCCAGCTGATCTACAACTACAATTACGGGCTCGCGAACTACCTGATGAATGCCATGGGAGTCGTCGACCACCCGGTGAACTGGCTCGGCACCTCCGCCGGTGCGTTCCTGTCGCTGGTCATGGCGGATGCATGGAAGACCACCCCGTTCGTGGCGATCATCCTGCTCGCGGGTCTTTCGGGGATTCCCGGGCACCTGTACCAGCAGGCCCAGATCGACCGGGCGGGATTTCTCCGGCGCTTCACCCGCATCACCTTGCCCCTTCTCTCGACGGTCCTGCTCATCGCTCTCCTGTTCCGCACCATCGACGCCCTGCGCGTCTTCGACCTGATGTTCGTCCTGACGGGCGGGGGCCCCGGCGGGAGCACCACCTCCCTGTCCCTGTACGGGTACAACTACTTCCTGGGAGGGGATTTCGGCTACGGGTCGGCGGTCTCCGTCGTGCTGTTCCTGATCGCCCTGGGCCTGTCCCTTCTCTACATCCGGGTGGGGCGGTTCGCGAGGGAGCTGTCATGAGCGAGGAGCGGCAGATCCGGATCCTGTACGTGGCGGGCGTCCTGGGGTTCATGGCGTTCTCTCTCGGCCCGGTACTCTTCATGGCCCTGACGGCGGCGAGCCTGCGCCCCGACTTCCTGTCGCAGGCGTCCGGGTGGGAATTCACCCTGACGCACTTCGCCGCCGTGGCCGGTACCCCGTCCCTGCGCTTCCTCGACAATCTGCGCAACAGCATCGTCGTTTCCGGGTGCGCGTCCGCCCTCTGCGTGGCCGTGGCCGCCCCGGCCGCCTACGCCATCGCCCGGCTGGAGCTCCCGGGCAAGGCGCTCATCCTCCTCTGCGTTCTCGCGGTGTCCATGTTCCCCCCCGTGAGCCTGGTGAGCTACCTGTTCAAGGTCATGGGGGCCCTGGGCTGGGTCAACACCTACCGGGCGCTCGTCCTTCCCTACACCGCGTGGATCCTTCCCCTCTCCCTGTGGATCCTTACGGGCTACTTCGCCCAGGTGCCCGTCGACCTGGACCGCGCGGCCCTCGTCGACGGCTGCTCCGGGCTCGGGGTCCTGCGGAAGGTGGTGATCCCCGTGGCGGCACCGGGAATCTTCTCGACGGCGCTGCTCGCGTTCATCTTCGCCTTCAACGAGTTCCTGTTCGCCTTGATGCTGACGACGGACCACGCGGCCCGGACCGTCCCCGTGGGGATCGCCCTGTTCGAAGGGTTGCACGGAGAGATCCCATGGGGCATCGTCATGGCGGCGGCGACCCTGACCACCGTCCCGGTGGTGCTCCTCACGCTCGTTTTCCAGCGAAAGATCGTGCAGGGGCTCACCCGGGGGGCCATCAAGGGATGAAGCTCTCCTTCTCCGGCGTCTCGAAGTCATTCCATTCCGGCCGGGGGCAGGTGAGGGCTCTCCGCGACGTGGATCTGGCCGTCGGAGAGGGGGAGCTCTTCGTCCTGCTCGGGCCCAGCGGATGCGGCAAGTCCACCGTCCTCAACCTGGCGGCGGGGCTCGCCAGGCCGACGTCGGGGGAGATCCGGTTCGGCGACCGGGTGGTCGCCTCGCGCGACCGGAAGGTCTTCGTCCCGCCGCCGGAGAGAAACGTGGCCATGGTCTTCCAGAGCTACGCTCTCTACCCCCACCTGGACGTGTACGGGAACATCGCGTTCCCGTTGCGCGTCGCCGGCTCCAAAAAGCCGGAGATCGACCGGGTCGTGACGGAGGCGGCGAGGTCGCTGGGGATCGGGGACCTCCTGCGCGTGCGGCCCGCGGAGCTTTCGGGAGGGCAGCGCCAGCGCGTGGCGATCGCCCGCGCCATCGTCCGCAAGCCGGCCCTCTTCCTGCTCGACGAGCCCCTGTCCAACCTGGACGCGGGGTTGCGCGCCTCCACGCGTGTCGAGCTGAAGCGCCTCCAGCGGGCGCTCGGAATCACCACCCTGTACGTGACGCACGACCAGACCGAGGCGATGTCCCTGGGGGATCGGATCGCCCTCCTGCGGGACGGCCGGATCGCGCAGACGGGGACGCCGCGGGACCTGTACGAGCGGCCGGTGAGCCCCTTCACCGCCTCGTTCATCGGGCAGGCGCCGATGAACCTGCTGAACGTCTCCGTGCTCGAGGAGGGGGGCGAGCTGCGCCTGCGCCTGGGGGAGAACGAGCTGCCGCTGCCGCCGGAGCAGGCCCGGAGCGTCCGATCCCTCGGAACGGGAACGGTGCTCCTGGGGATCCGGCCGGAAGACGTGCGCATCGGATCCGGGACTTCCGTGAACCGGCTGGCGGGAACGGTGTCGGCGGTGGAAAGCATGGGCCGCGAGGAGCTGGTTCACGTTCTGGCGGGCGGCTCCACGATCTCCGTCTTCAGCAAGGGCGCGTCGTTCAGGGAGGGGGATGCGGTGACGATCGACATCCCCATGGAGGCGGCGCACTTCTTCGGGAAGGACGCCGGGGAACGATAGTGCGGCGTCCGGCGAATCGCCGGACGCGTCCGGAGCGCCGATGCGTCATCCCTCGAGGCGGACGTTCTCCAGCGAATCGGCGATCCAGTCGGCTTCGGCGAGTTCCCCGGCGCCGTAGCTGTTGGTGACGGCGAGCACCCGGAGCCCCGCTCCCTTCGCGGACCGGATCCCCGCGGGGGTGTCCTCGAGGGCGACCGACTTTCCCGGGACCGTCAGCCGCGTGGCGTGCCGATCCGACAATCTCGCGAAGGCGAGCGCGTAGCTCTCCGGGTCGGGCTTGCTCCTGCGCACGTCGTCGGCCGATACGATCACGTCGAAACACCGGGCGATGCCCAGCTGCTCGAGGATCGGGGCGATATCGGAGCGGAGGGCGCCGCTGCACAGGGCCAGCGGCAGGTTCGCCGCCCGAAGGGATTCGATCAGGGAGACCGCGCCGGGGTAGGCCGTCACCCCGCCGCGCAAGGCCCGCAGGAACGCTTCGGATTTCGCGGCGACGAGGTTCGCGAGGGTCGATTCGTCGAGGCCGGCCCCCTTCGCACGGAACGCCTCCCGAAAGGCGTCGCGGTCGTCGAACCCCATGTAGGTCTCCACGTACTCCTTCCAGGGGAAGGCCATCCCGAGCGGCTCGAGGACCTCGTTGAACGCCCGGTGATGCATCGGCTCGCTGTCGACGAGGATCCCGTCGAAATCGAAGAGGACCGCTTCGGGCCTTGGGAGGGAGAGGGTTTTCATTCGGGTGCCGTGGGGCCATTATATCGCAGGCCGGCGGCGGCGATCGTCGTGCTCCCGACGATCGCCCGCGCGTTCCCGGCCAAGGTGTGGTAAATTGTCGGGAAAGGGAAAGCGAGGAAATCTTGGCGAAGGACGATCTGGCGAATCTCGAAGGAACCGTGACCGAGGCCCGCGGCGGCGGAAATTTCGTCGTCCGGCTCGAGAACGGCCACATTCTCAGGGCGAAGCTGGGCGGCGCCATGCGCCGGTTCCGGATCCGCGTCATCTCGGGGGATCGGGTGACGATCGGCGTCTCCCCCTACGACCCGACCCACGGCCTCATCCTTTACCGCCACAAGAACTGACGGCCGGCGACCGTTGAAGACGAAGTCCGTCTACAGGGTGCTCTTCCGGAACCAGGAGAACCTGTACGAACTGTACGCGCGGAAGGTGGGCCAGGGAGCGCTGTTCGCCTTCGTCGAGGTCGAGGAGATCCTCTTCGGCAACCGGGGCGGCGTTCTCGTCGACCCGTCGGAGGAGCGCCTGAAGTCCGAGTTCGCCGGCGTCAAGCGCACCTTCATCCCGCTGCAGGCCATCGTGCGCATCGACGAGGTCGAGAAGGAGGGGTCGAACAAGATCGTCGCCCTCGCCGCGCCCCAGGGAAACGTGACGAATTTCCCGGTGCCCCCCGGAAGCCTCGGGACGAAGCCCGGCAAGGGCTGAGGGGGACCCCACCCCTTATCGCAGCGTCCTCCGGATCCTCTCCACCGCCTCCACCACGTCGTCGCGGTCGCCGAAGGCCGACAGCCGGAAGAATCCCTCGCCCGACGGCCCGAACCCGCTGC is a window encoding:
- a CDS encoding sugar ABC transporter permease, yielding MDRPPGELLRGYAFLVPLVLFLAAFVLAPVAGTFVGSLMQDVTFLPQRFAGTENYRALLSDPGFAQALRFTVLFTAASVPLELLLGLAVALLLAHPSRARGALRACVLVPWAIPAAVSGKVFQLIYNYNYGLANYLMNAMGVVDHPVNWLGTSAGAFLSLVMADAWKTTPFVAIILLAGLSGIPGHLYQQAQIDRAGFLRRFTRITLPLLSTVLLIALLFRTIDALRVFDLMFVLTGGGPGGSTTSLSLYGYNYFLGGDFGYGSAVSVVLFLIALGLSLLYIRVGRFARELS
- a CDS encoding carbohydrate ABC transporter permease yields the protein MSEERQIRILYVAGVLGFMAFSLGPVLFMALTAASLRPDFLSQASGWEFTLTHFAAVAGTPSLRFLDNLRNSIVVSGCASALCVAVAAPAAYAIARLELPGKALILLCVLAVSMFPPVSLVSYLFKVMGALGWVNTYRALVLPYTAWILPLSLWILTGYFAQVPVDLDRAALVDGCSGLGVLRKVVIPVAAPGIFSTALLAFIFAFNEFLFALMLTTDHAARTVPVGIALFEGLHGEIPWGIVMAAATLTTVPVVLLTLVFQRKIVQGLTRGAIKG
- a CDS encoding ABC transporter ATP-binding protein, giving the protein MKLSFSGVSKSFHSGRGQVRALRDVDLAVGEGELFVLLGPSGCGKSTVLNLAAGLARPTSGEIRFGDRVVASRDRKVFVPPPERNVAMVFQSYALYPHLDVYGNIAFPLRVAGSKKPEIDRVVTEAARSLGIGDLLRVRPAELSGGQRQRVAIARAIVRKPALFLLDEPLSNLDAGLRASTRVELKRLQRALGITTLYVTHDQTEAMSLGDRIALLRDGRIAQTGTPRDLYERPVSPFTASFIGQAPMNLLNVSVLEEGGELRLRLGENELPLPPEQARSVRSLGTGTVLLGIRPEDVRIGSGTSVNRLAGTVSAVESMGREELVHVLAGGSTISVFSKGASFREGDAVTIDIPMEAAHFFGKDAGER
- a CDS encoding HAD family phosphatase, with amino-acid sequence MKTLSLPRPEAVLFDFDGILVDSEPMHHRAFNEVLEPLGMAFPWKEYVETYMGFDDRDAFREAFRAKGAGLDESTLANLVAAKSEAFLRALRGGVTAYPGAVSLIESLRAANLPLALCSGALRSDIAPILEQLGIARCFDVIVSADDVRRSKPDPESYALAFARLSDRHATRLTVPGKSVALEDTPAGIRSAKGAGLRVLAVTNSYGAGELAEADWIADSLENVRLEG
- the infA gene encoding translation initiation factor IF-1; this encodes MAKDDLANLEGTVTEARGGGNFVVRLENGHILRAKLGGAMRRFRIRVISGDRVTIGVSPYDPTHGLILYRHKN
- a CDS encoding DUF1820 family protein produces the protein MKTKSVYRVLFRNQENLYELYARKVGQGALFAFVEVEEILFGNRGGVLVDPSEERLKSEFAGVKRTFIPLQAIVRIDEVEKEGSNKIVALAAPQGNVTNFPVPPGSLGTKPGKG